The proteins below are encoded in one region of Phycisphaerae bacterium:
- the thiC gene encoding phosphomethylpyrimidine synthase ThiC, with protein MPSPRKGVVTKSAKASKDSVLGTTGSNGTKPSKTAPKKSAKRNGTQAKRGDGNGQSKHSTSKRGKHEGAAAALTTPSAYVASRKSYVAGKLHSDVRVPVREIALTQTNASGSNGASRAQNPPVYVYDTSGPYTDPDVSIDVRKGLAPLRRDWILERGDVEPYQGRAIQPKDNGQRQDAGHARVDQPFPTGVQRRPLRARSGGNVTQMHYAREGIITPEMEFIAIRENQRVEGYEELARQQHLGQRFGAFIPRVITPEFVRDEVARGRAIIPANINHPEIEPMIIGRNFLVKINANIGNSAVTSTVEEEVEKMIWATHWGTDTVMDLSTGKNIHATREWILRNSPVPIGTVPIYQALEKVDGKAEELKWEIFRDTLIEQAEQGVDYFTIHAGVLLRYIPLTARRVTGIVSRGGSILAKWCLAHHKENFLYTHFEDICEIMKTYDISFSLGDGLRPGSIADANDAAQFAELETLGELTQIAWKHDVQVMIEGPGHIPMHMIKENMDKELSICHEAPFYTLGPLTTDIAPGYDHITSAIGAAMIGWYGCAMLCYVTPKEHLGLPDREDVRQGVIAYKIAAHAADLAKGHPGAQLRDDALSKARFEFRWEDQFNLSLDPERARSFHDETLPQEGAKTAHFCSMCGPNFCSMKITQDVRDYAASHGVSENEAIQLGMAEKSEEFRKSGGQVYRT; from the coding sequence GACGTCCAAGAGAGGTAAGCACGAGGGTGCCGCTGCGGCGTTGACGACTCCCTCCGCATATGTTGCTTCTCGCAAGTCTTACGTTGCAGGGAAGCTCCATTCCGATGTTCGCGTCCCCGTTCGTGAGATCGCTCTGACGCAGACGAATGCATCCGGGTCGAACGGCGCGTCCCGAGCCCAGAATCCCCCCGTCTACGTATATGACACCTCCGGCCCGTACACCGACCCCGATGTTTCCATCGACGTGCGGAAGGGGCTGGCTCCGCTCCGCCGTGATTGGATCCTGGAGCGAGGCGACGTCGAGCCCTACCAAGGACGTGCAATTCAGCCGAAGGACAACGGGCAGAGGCAAGACGCGGGGCATGCTCGCGTGGATCAGCCGTTCCCGACCGGCGTGCAGCGCCGCCCCTTGCGGGCACGATCAGGCGGCAACGTCACCCAGATGCACTACGCTCGAGAGGGCATCATCACGCCCGAGATGGAGTTCATCGCCATCCGCGAAAACCAGCGCGTGGAAGGGTACGAGGAACTGGCCAGGCAACAGCACCTCGGACAGCGCTTCGGGGCATTTATCCCCCGGGTGATCACGCCAGAGTTCGTACGCGATGAAGTGGCCCGCGGCCGGGCGATCATTCCCGCCAACATCAATCATCCCGAAATCGAGCCGATGATCATCGGCCGCAATTTCCTGGTGAAGATTAACGCCAACATCGGCAACTCTGCGGTGACTTCCACCGTCGAGGAAGAGGTCGAGAAGATGATCTGGGCCACGCACTGGGGCACGGACACGGTGATGGATCTTTCCACGGGAAAAAACATTCACGCCACGCGAGAGTGGATCCTGCGCAACTCGCCCGTTCCCATCGGTACGGTGCCGATCTACCAGGCGCTGGAGAAAGTGGACGGCAAGGCAGAGGAACTCAAGTGGGAGATCTTCCGCGATACGCTCATCGAACAGGCCGAGCAGGGCGTGGACTATTTCACGATTCATGCCGGCGTGCTGCTGCGCTACATTCCGCTGACCGCGCGCCGCGTGACGGGCATCGTCTCGCGCGGCGGCTCGATTCTCGCCAAGTGGTGCCTGGCCCACCACAAGGAGAACTTCCTCTACACGCACTTCGAAGACATCTGCGAGATCATGAAGACCTATGACATCTCGTTCTCCCTGGGCGATGGCCTTCGTCCGGGGTCAATCGCCGACGCCAACGACGCGGCACAGTTCGCCGAGCTGGAGACGCTGGGCGAATTGACCCAGATTGCCTGGAAGCACGATGTGCAGGTGATGATCGAAGGTCCCGGCCACATCCCCATGCACATGATCAAGGAGAACATGGACAAGGAGCTGTCCATCTGTCACGAAGCGCCGTTCTACACGCTCGGCCCGCTCACCACGGACATCGCTCCCGGATACGACCACATCACCAGCGCCATCGGCGCGGCCATGATCGGCTGGTACGGGTGCGCCATGCTCTGCTACGTGACTCCCAAGGAGCACCTGGGACTGCCGGATCGGGAGGACGTTCGCCAGGGCGTGATCGCCTACAAGATCGCCGCCCACGCCGCTGATCTGGCGAAGGGGCACCCGGGGGCGCAGCTCCGCGATGACGCACTCAGCAAGGCCCGGTTCGAGTTCCGCTGGGAAGACCAGTTCAATCTTTCGCTTGATCCCGAACGGGCCCGGTCGTTCCACGACGAGACACTCCCCCAGGAGGGCGCCAAAACGGCCCACTTCTGCTCCATGTGCGGCCCGAATTTCTGCTCGATGAAGATCACCCAGGATGTACGCGATTACGCCGCCAGCCACGGCGTGAGCGAAAACGAGGCAATCCAGCTTGGCATGGCCGAGAAGTCCGAGGAGTTCCGCAAGAGCGGGGGGCAAGTGTATCGGACCTAG